A single Comamonas sp. NLF-1-9 DNA region contains:
- a CDS encoding UPF0149 family protein, producing the protein MTQPSTPVPAGQDAALDAHGATLAALEELLQALQDRHGGDVPEWEYCEGVMTALLCTRREVPADEWLAMLFEPGAQAIFGSPAEQTRFMMHWLEREQQLRSALQAPVQALDDERALDPGVLDWRGLLLSLPEPERAKLQDAEAPPAFAQAWAAGFLDAVDHWMDDWAPPRDKEIAAEMREAIAAIGALLHDDSGVPEFNLYDEACAPSVSQARFEAFGAAVWAVYDLYDIARSLGPRQPPAQSDKVGRNDPCPCGSGKKYKKCCGA; encoded by the coding sequence ATGACCCAGCCCTCCACCCCCGTACCCGCCGGCCAGGACGCGGCCCTTGACGCCCATGGCGCCACCCTCGCTGCACTGGAAGAGCTGTTGCAAGCGCTGCAGGACAGACACGGCGGCGATGTGCCCGAATGGGAGTACTGCGAGGGCGTGATGACTGCATTGCTGTGCACCCGCCGCGAGGTGCCCGCCGATGAATGGCTGGCCATGCTGTTCGAGCCAGGCGCGCAAGCGATCTTTGGCAGCCCCGCCGAGCAAACCCGTTTCATGATGCACTGGCTCGAGCGCGAGCAGCAGCTGCGCAGCGCGCTGCAGGCGCCGGTGCAGGCGCTCGATGATGAGCGCGCACTGGACCCCGGCGTGCTGGACTGGCGCGGCCTGCTGCTGAGCCTGCCCGAGCCCGAACGCGCGAAGCTGCAGGACGCCGAGGCACCGCCCGCCTTCGCCCAGGCCTGGGCGGCGGGCTTTCTCGATGCGGTGGACCACTGGATGGACGACTGGGCCCCGCCGCGCGACAAGGAGATCGCTGCCGAGATGCGCGAGGCAATTGCCGCCATCGGCGCGCTGCTGCACGACGACAGCGGCGTGCCCGAGTTCAATCTCTACGACGAGGCATGCGCGCCCAGCGTGAGCCAGGCGCGCTTTGAAGCCTTTGGCGCTGCCGTCTGGGCGGTGTACGACCTCTACGACATCGCGCGCAGCCTGGGACCGCGCCAGCCGCCGGCACAAAGCGACAAGGTGGGGCGCAACGACCCCTGTCCCTGCGGCAGCGGCAAGAAGTACAAGAAGTGCTGCGGCGCCTGA
- a CDS encoding EamA family transporter, which produces MSAMRRGAGAGFALLLLIALLMACNHVAARLAFDHGASVATAVGFRSLGTALVVTLLVWRGGAWRSLRAREGRSLLFIGALIGVQSLLLYSAVARLPVALALLVFNTFPLLTAFWARVLYGHRPERAVLVAMPVILFGLVLALDVLGAASGLGAAGQWREIGAGVAFALSGAVMFALALVLTQHEAGAVDGRVRTLVSMAVVVVVACAAAAVQGGFQLPDAAPGWWGLVLLTVLYGTGITILFTVLPRLGVVGNSAVLNVEPVFALVVGWLVLRQSVAGMQMLGAIIVVAAVLWLGSRRR; this is translated from the coding sequence ATGAGCGCCATGCGCCGCGGCGCCGGTGCGGGCTTTGCCCTGCTGCTGCTGATTGCGCTGCTCATGGCCTGCAACCATGTGGCTGCGCGCCTGGCCTTCGACCACGGCGCGAGCGTGGCCACGGCGGTCGGCTTTCGCAGCCTGGGCACGGCGCTGGTGGTGACGCTGCTGGTGTGGCGCGGGGGCGCCTGGCGCTCCCTGCGCGCGCGCGAGGGGCGCAGCCTCTTGTTCATCGGCGCGCTGATCGGGGTGCAGAGCCTGCTGCTGTATTCGGCGGTGGCGCGCCTGCCGGTGGCGCTGGCGCTGCTGGTGTTCAACACTTTTCCGCTGCTCACCGCCTTCTGGGCGCGCGTGCTCTATGGGCACCGCCCCGAGCGCGCGGTGCTCGTGGCCATGCCGGTGATCCTGTTCGGCCTGGTGCTGGCGCTCGACGTGCTGGGCGCGGCCTCGGGCCTGGGCGCAGCGGGTCAGTGGCGCGAGATTGGCGCGGGCGTGGCCTTTGCGCTTTCCGGCGCGGTGATGTTCGCGCTGGCGCTGGTGCTCACCCAGCATGAGGCCGGCGCCGTCGACGGGCGCGTGCGCACCCTGGTGTCGATGGCGGTGGTCGTGGTCGTGGCCTGCGCGGCGGCGGCGGTGCAGGGCGGATTCCAGCTGCCCGATGCGGCGCCGGGCTGGTGGGGCCTGGTCTTGCTCACCGTGCTCTATGGCACCGGCATCACCATCTTGTTCACGGTCTTGCCGCGCCTGGGGGTGGTGGGCAATTCCGCGGTGCTCAATGTGGAGCCGGTGTTTGCGCTGGTCGTGGGCTGGCTGGTGCTGCGCCAGTCGGTAGCCGGGATGCAGATGCTTGGCGCCATCATCGTCGTCGCCGCCGTGCTCTGGCTCGGTTCGCGGCGTCGCTGA
- a CDS encoding tripartite tricarboxylate transporter substrate-binding protein, producing the protein MRRRPLIHASALAAFLPLAALSARWPEQPLRWVVPFAPGGTTDFVTRMLAQALAPLLGQSVVVDNVPGRSTVRGVKQVADAPADSYAWLSVTNSLCANETLMRRLPYRLHDLQPVSAMARSEHVLVAYPGSGLKNVADIVAQYESGRALSYASFGAGSSAHLAAELLKTILGTPGIVHQPYSGEAPALAQLLQGKVALMFGTWPQLRSAIAEGRLNALGVASEKRSVFAPQLPTLGEQGASVESASWNGVMAPAGVDEAVVQQMNQAINAVFQMPSVQDVLQAQGLVAIAGSTERFAQFLRSEVKRNADLIYRAGIAFED; encoded by the coding sequence ATGCGACGACGCCCACTGATCCATGCCAGCGCTCTGGCCGCCTTCTTGCCGCTTGCGGCGCTGAGCGCGCGCTGGCCCGAGCAGCCGCTGCGCTGGGTCGTGCCGTTTGCGCCCGGCGGCACCACGGACTTCGTCACCCGCATGCTTGCGCAGGCGCTGGCGCCGCTGCTCGGCCAGAGCGTGGTGGTGGACAACGTGCCCGGCCGCAGCACGGTGCGCGGCGTCAAGCAGGTGGCCGACGCGCCGGCCGACAGCTATGCCTGGCTTTCGGTCACCAACAGCTTGTGCGCCAATGAAACCCTGATGCGCCGCCTGCCTTACCGCCTGCACGACCTGCAACCGGTATCGGCCATGGCGCGCTCGGAGCACGTGCTCGTGGCCTACCCCGGCAGCGGCTTGAAGAACGTGGCCGACATCGTCGCCCAGTACGAGAGCGGCAGGGCGCTGAGCTACGCCTCGTTTGGCGCGGGCAGCTCGGCCCATCTGGCGGCTGAGCTGCTCAAGACCATTCTGGGTACGCCGGGCATCGTGCACCAGCCCTACAGCGGCGAAGCACCGGCGCTTGCCCAACTGCTGCAGGGCAAGGTCGCGCTGATGTTCGGCACCTGGCCGCAGCTGCGCAGCGCCATCGCCGAAGGCAGGCTCAACGCCCTGGGCGTGGCCAGCGAAAAGCGCTCGGTCTTCGCGCCGCAGCTGCCTACGCTGGGCGAGCAGGGCGCGAGCGTCGAGTCGGCTTCCTGGAACGGCGTGATGGCGCCGGCAGGGGTCGATGAGGCGGTGGTGCAGCAGATGAACCAGGCGATCAATGCGGTATTCCAGATGCCGTCCGTGCAGGATGTGCTGCAGGCGCAGGGCCTGGTTGCGATCGCCGGCAGCACCGAGCGGTTCGCGCAGTTCCTGCGCAGCGAAGTCAAGCGCAATGCAGATCTCATCTACCGCGCCGGTATTGCCTTTGAAGACTGA
- the folE gene encoding GTP cyclohydrolase I produces MHVQASPDHEKQAGAGMAASERIRYRLVCAGQRFNANDNIADFIEDGELDELREEVQAKMQAVLRALVIDTDHDHNTADTARRMAKLYVDEVFGGRYEAAPQVTAFPNVAQLNQLMVIGPITVRSACSHHLCPIEGKVWVGVLPNARSDLIGLSKYARICDWIMRRPQIQEEAVTMLADELQRRIQPDGLAVVMQASHACMHWRGVKDEGARMSNSIMRGEFLTNAALRREFLGFVK; encoded by the coding sequence ATGCACGTACAAGCCAGCCCCGACCACGAGAAGCAAGCCGGCGCAGGCATGGCGGCCTCCGAACGCATACGCTACCGGCTGGTGTGCGCTGGCCAGCGCTTCAACGCCAACGACAACATCGCCGACTTCATCGAGGACGGAGAGCTCGACGAGTTGCGCGAGGAGGTGCAGGCCAAGATGCAGGCGGTGCTGCGCGCGCTGGTGATCGACACCGACCACGACCACAACACGGCGGACACCGCGCGGCGCATGGCCAAGCTCTATGTCGACGAGGTGTTTGGCGGACGCTACGAGGCTGCGCCGCAGGTGACGGCCTTCCCCAATGTGGCGCAGCTCAACCAGCTCATGGTGATCGGGCCGATCACGGTGCGCAGCGCCTGCTCGCACCACTTGTGCCCTATCGAGGGCAAGGTCTGGGTCGGCGTGCTGCCCAACGCCCGGTCCGACCTGATAGGCCTGTCGAAATACGCGCGCATTTGCGACTGGATCATGCGCCGGCCGCAGATTCAGGAAGAGGCCGTCACCATGCTGGCCGACGAGCTGCAGCGGCGCATCCAGCCCGACGGCCTGGCAGTGGTGATGCAGGCCAGCCACGCCTGCATGCACTGGCGCGGCGTGAAGGACGAGGGCGCGCGCATGAGCAACTCCATCATGCGCGGCGAATTTCTCACGAACGCGGCGCTGCGCCGCGAGTTCCTCGGCTTCGTCAAGTAG
- the apbC gene encoding iron-sulfur cluster carrier protein ApbC: MAITEQDLLAALAGVKDPVSGKPLATARSVRNLQVAGDSISFEVQMDYPAKTLVPDLQAQLSAAARSLAGVRSAAVHISSRITAQVAGRGARLIPGVKNIIAVASGKGGVGKSTTAVNLALALSAEGAQVGILDADIYGPSQPMMTGTSGKPETRDGKLMEPKRAMGLQINSIGFLVREEQAMAWRGPMASNALEQLINQTRWQDLDYLVVDMPPGTGDIQLTLAQKVPLTGAVIVTTPQDIALLDAKKGITMFQKVGVPILGIVENMAVHICSNCGHAEHIFGEDGGKRLAQDYEMPYLGALPLALAIRLQADSGRPTVFAEPNGEVARLYKAMARQLASNVARQAGNELPAFPDIIISKDT; this comes from the coding sequence ATGGCCATTACTGAACAGGATTTGCTGGCGGCGCTCGCCGGCGTGAAGGACCCGGTGTCGGGCAAGCCGCTGGCGACGGCCCGCAGCGTGCGCAATCTGCAGGTGGCGGGCGACAGCATTTCCTTCGAAGTGCAGATGGACTACCCGGCCAAGACTCTGGTGCCCGACCTGCAGGCGCAGCTGTCGGCCGCGGCGCGCAGCCTGGCCGGGGTGCGCAGCGCAGCGGTGCACATCAGCAGCAGAATCACCGCGCAGGTGGCCGGGCGCGGCGCGCGCCTGATCCCGGGCGTGAAGAACATCATCGCCGTGGCTTCGGGCAAGGGCGGCGTGGGCAAGAGCACCACGGCGGTGAACCTGGCGCTGGCGCTGTCGGCCGAAGGTGCGCAGGTCGGCATTCTGGACGCCGACATCTACGGCCCGAGCCAGCCCATGATGACCGGCACCTCGGGCAAGCCCGAGACGCGCGACGGCAAGCTCATGGAGCCCAAGCGCGCCATGGGATTGCAGATCAATTCCATAGGCTTTCTGGTGCGCGAGGAGCAGGCCATGGCCTGGCGCGGCCCGATGGCGAGCAATGCGCTGGAGCAGCTCATCAACCAGACGCGCTGGCAGGACCTGGACTACCTCGTCGTGGACATGCCGCCAGGCACGGGCGACATCCAGTTGACGCTGGCGCAGAAGGTGCCGCTGACCGGCGCGGTCATCGTCACCACGCCGCAGGACATTGCGCTGCTGGATGCGAAGAAGGGCATCACCATGTTCCAGAAGGTGGGCGTGCCCATCCTGGGCATCGTGGAGAACATGGCGGTGCACATCTGCAGCAACTGCGGCCACGCCGAGCACATCTTTGGCGAAGACGGCGGCAAGCGCCTGGCGCAGGACTACGAGATGCCCTACCTGGGCGCGCTGCCGCTGGCGCTCGCCATCCGCCTGCAGGCCGACTCGGGCCGCCCGACGGTCTTTGCCGAACCGAATGGCGAAGTTGCGCGCCTGTACAAGGCGATGGCGCGCCAGCTCGCGAGCAATGTCGCGCGCCAGGCCGGCAACGAACTGCCGGCCTTTCCCGACATCATCATCAGCAAGGACACCTGA
- the mnmH gene encoding tRNA 2-selenouridine(34) synthase MnmH: MSHPCPIRPADIGRFDALIDARSPAEFAEDHIPGAINCPVLDDAERAIVGTLYVQQGAFEARRVGGAMVAAHLAEHLRDAFAEQPAGWRPLVYCWRGGMRSGAMVQWMRLVGWKAEQLAGGYKAFRRHVIDGLQAGAAQLQIRALVGATGSAKTRILHAMAARGAQVLDLEGLARHKGSLLGGLPGVEQPSQKHFETQIWQALQAMDLAQPVYVEGESARIGRLSVPPALVQRLRQAPCIEIDAPASERLRYLLRDYAYLGDDPAELAGRLALLTEMHGHETVQRWQAWAQGRELAPLFGELIAQHYDPHYGRSQQRNFALWDARQRIAANDLSDAGIAALAQALLGQAQAAA, translated from the coding sequence GTGTCCCACCCCTGCCCCATACGCCCCGCCGACATCGGCCGCTTTGATGCGCTGATCGATGCGCGCTCGCCCGCAGAGTTCGCCGAAGACCACATCCCCGGTGCGATCAACTGCCCGGTGCTGGACGACGCCGAACGCGCCATCGTCGGAACCCTGTACGTGCAGCAAGGCGCGTTCGAGGCGCGGCGCGTGGGCGGCGCCATGGTCGCGGCGCATCTGGCCGAGCACCTGCGCGACGCCTTTGCCGAGCAGCCCGCCGGCTGGCGCCCGCTGGTGTATTGCTGGCGCGGCGGCATGCGCAGCGGCGCCATGGTGCAGTGGATGCGCCTGGTGGGCTGGAAGGCAGAGCAGCTCGCCGGCGGCTACAAGGCCTTTCGCCGCCACGTGATCGACGGCCTGCAGGCGGGCGCGGCGCAGCTGCAGATTCGCGCGCTGGTGGGCGCCACCGGCAGCGCCAAGACCCGCATCCTGCACGCCATGGCCGCACGCGGCGCGCAGGTGCTCGATCTGGAAGGCCTGGCGCGGCACAAGGGCTCGCTGCTGGGCGGGCTGCCGGGGGTGGAGCAGCCTTCGCAAAAGCATTTCGAGACGCAGATCTGGCAGGCGCTGCAGGCCATGGACCTGGCGCAGCCCGTCTATGTGGAAGGCGAGAGCGCGCGCATCGGCCGCCTGTCGGTGCCGCCGGCGCTGGTGCAGCGGCTGCGCCAGGCGCCTTGCATCGAGATCGATGCGCCGGCCAGCGAGCGCCTGCGCTACCTGCTGCGCGACTACGCCTACCTCGGCGACGATCCCGCAGAGCTGGCCGGGCGCCTGGCGCTGCTGACCGAAATGCACGGGCACGAAACCGTGCAGCGCTGGCAGGCTTGGGCGCAGGGGCGCGAGCTCGCTCCCTTGTTCGGTGAGCTGATTGCGCAGCACTACGACCCGCACTACGGGCGCTCGCAGCAGCGCAACTTCGCGCTCTGGGACGCGCGCCAGCGCATTGCCGCGAACGATCTGTCCGATGCGGGCATCGCGGCGCTGGCCCAGGCGCTGCTCGGCCAGGCGCAGGCCGCCGCCTGA
- the miaB gene encoding tRNA (N6-isopentenyl adenosine(37)-C2)-methylthiotransferase MiaB, whose amino-acid sequence MSKKVFIKTFGCQMNEYDSGKMLDVLADARGYEATDNPDEADLVLFNTCSVREKAQEKVFSDLGRVKHLKDKGTLIGVAGCVASQEGEEIIKRAPFVDLVFGPQTLHRLPQMLDARVRQGRPQVDVSFPEIEKFDHLPPARTEGCMAYVSVMEGCSKYCSYCVVPYTRGEEMSRPFESVLLEIAQLAEQGVKEVTLLGQNVNAYRGPMGKSKEIADFALLLEYVADIPGIERIRYTTSHPNDFSPRLIEAYARIPKLVGHVHLPVQHGSDKILSYMKRGYTAAQYKKTIAQLRAVRPGMAIGSDFIIGFPRETEDDHAKLLALIEEVGFDNSFSFIFSPRPGTPAASLRDETPQEVKQRRLLQVQQLIDRQMHAISAQRVGTVQRILVEGPSKRDPKELMGRTECNRVVNFAADAALVGQMVDVRITEARHYTLRGELCRETADA is encoded by the coding sequence ATGAGCAAGAAAGTCTTCATCAAAACCTTCGGCTGCCAGATGAACGAGTACGACTCGGGCAAGATGCTCGACGTGCTGGCCGACGCCCGGGGCTATGAAGCCACCGACAATCCCGACGAGGCCGACCTCGTGCTGTTCAACACCTGTTCGGTGCGCGAGAAGGCGCAGGAGAAGGTGTTTTCCGACCTCGGGCGCGTCAAGCACCTCAAGGACAAGGGCACGCTGATCGGCGTGGCCGGCTGCGTGGCCAGCCAGGAGGGCGAGGAGATCATCAAGCGCGCGCCCTTCGTCGACCTGGTCTTTGGCCCGCAGACGCTGCACCGCCTGCCGCAGATGCTCGACGCCCGCGTCAGGCAAGGCCGCCCGCAGGTGGACGTGAGCTTTCCCGAGATCGAGAAGTTCGACCATCTGCCGCCGGCACGCACCGAGGGCTGCATGGCCTATGTCTCGGTCATGGAAGGCTGCTCCAAATACTGCAGCTACTGCGTCGTGCCCTACACCCGCGGCGAGGAGATGAGCCGCCCCTTCGAGAGCGTGCTGCTCGAGATTGCGCAGCTCGCCGAGCAGGGCGTGAAAGAGGTCACGCTGCTGGGCCAGAACGTCAACGCCTACCGCGGGCCCATGGGCAAGAGCAAGGAGATTGCCGACTTTGCGCTGCTGCTCGAATACGTGGCGGACATTCCCGGCATAGAGCGCATCCGCTACACGACGAGCCATCCCAATGATTTTTCGCCACGCCTGATCGAAGCCTACGCGCGCATCCCCAAGCTGGTCGGCCACGTACACCTGCCGGTGCAGCACGGCAGCGACAAGATCCTGAGCTACATGAAGCGCGGCTACACCGCCGCGCAGTACAAGAAGACCATCGCCCAGCTGCGCGCGGTGCGCCCGGGCATGGCCATAGGCAGCGACTTCATCATCGGCTTTCCGCGCGAGACCGAGGACGACCACGCCAAACTGCTGGCTCTGATCGAGGAAGTCGGTTTTGACAACTCCTTCAGCTTCATCTTCAGCCCGCGCCCCGGCACGCCCGCGGCCAGCCTGCGCGACGAAACGCCGCAAGAGGTCAAGCAGCGCCGGCTGCTGCAAGTGCAGCAACTCATAGACCGGCAGATGCATGCGATCAGCGCCCAGCGCGTGGGCACGGTGCAGCGCATCCTGGTGGAAGGCCCGAGCAAGCGCGACCCCAAGGAGCTCATGGGCCGCACCGAATGCAACCGCGTGGTCAACTTCGCCGCCGACGCCGCACTGGTCGGACAGATGGTGGACGTGCGCATCACCGAGGCGCGCCACTACACGCTGCGCGGCGAACTCTGCCGCGAGACGGCCGACGCCTAG
- a CDS encoding alanine racemase — MVVDFRLDASLKAYPPAAAPCLASEIGGQGWNVLAGDLPLPLAVLRRSALVHNLAWMQRYASARGVVLAPHGKTTMSPELCAMQLAAGAWGLSFANVWQAQLGVAAGAARILIANQVLQQADLDALDALLADHAELRVYFLVDSLPQLACIEDWARRRACARVFDVLLELGIPGQRTGCRTHEQALALARAVAASAAVRLCGIECYEGLLASGDSAHDAQAVTELVRRALALTRAVDAEDLWAAGEAQILLSAGGSAVFDLVLPLLRAQGLSRPVTGVLRSGCYLTHDHGNYQRFVHLLAEREGLRDSLQPALTVWALVQSVPEPGLALLNAGRRDLSFDMGLPRPVRWAASATRVARLAPEGWKISALNDQHAYLRFPAEAAAPAVGDRVELGISHPCTTFDKWRWMALVEDDGAVSGAIHTCF; from the coding sequence ATGGTGGTGGATTTCCGGCTGGACGCATCGCTCAAGGCTTATCCGCCCGCTGCCGCGCCCTGTCTTGCCAGCGAGATCGGCGGGCAGGGCTGGAACGTGCTCGCCGGCGACCTGCCGCTGCCGCTGGCGGTGCTGCGCCGCAGCGCGCTGGTGCACAACCTTGCATGGATGCAGCGCTACGCGAGCGCGCGCGGCGTGGTGCTGGCGCCCCACGGCAAGACCACGATGTCGCCCGAGCTGTGCGCCATGCAGCTGGCCGCCGGCGCCTGGGGCCTGAGCTTTGCCAACGTCTGGCAGGCGCAGTTGGGCGTGGCGGCGGGCGCGGCGCGCATCCTGATCGCCAACCAGGTTTTGCAGCAGGCAGATCTCGACGCGCTGGATGCGCTGCTCGCCGACCATGCCGAGCTGCGGGTGTACTTCCTCGTCGACTCACTGCCCCAGCTGGCCTGCATCGAAGACTGGGCGCGCCGGCGCGCTTGCGCGCGGGTATTCGACGTGTTGCTGGAGCTGGGCATCCCGGGCCAGCGCACCGGCTGCCGCACGCACGAGCAGGCGCTGGCGCTGGCCCGCGCGGTGGCGGCCAGCGCGGCAGTGCGCCTGTGCGGCATCGAGTGCTACGAGGGGCTGCTTGCCAGCGGCGACAGCGCGCACGACGCGCAGGCGGTGACCGAGCTGGTGCGGCGCGCCCTGGCGCTGACGCGCGCCGTGGACGCCGAAGACCTGTGGGCTGCGGGCGAGGCGCAAATCCTGCTTTCCGCGGGCGGCTCGGCGGTGTTCGACCTGGTGCTGCCGCTGCTGCGGGCACAGGGGCTGTCGCGCCCCGTCACCGGCGTGCTGCGCTCAGGCTGCTACCTCACGCACGACCATGGCAACTACCAGCGCTTCGTGCATCTGCTGGCCGAGCGTGAAGGCTTGCGGGACAGCCTGCAGCCCGCGCTCACCGTCTGGGCATTGGTGCAGTCCGTGCCGGAACCCGGTCTGGCGCTGCTCAACGCGGGCCGGCGCGACCTGTCTTTCGACATGGGGCTGCCTCGGCCCGTGCGCTGGGCCGCATCCGCAACGCGCGTCGCGCGCCTGGCGCCCGAGGGCTGGAAGATCAGCGCGCTGAACGACCAGCATGCCTACCTGCGCTTTCCGGCCGAAGCTGCGGCGCCGGCCGTGGGCGACCGTGTGGAGCTGGGCATTTCCCATCCTTGCACCACCTTCGACAAGTGGCGCTGGATGGCGCTGGTGGAAGACGATGGCGCGGTGAGCGGCGCCATCCATACCTGTTTCTAG
- the ffh gene encoding signal recognition particle protein — MASALTDKLSRLVKQMRGQARITEANVQDMLREVRMALLEADVALPVVRDFIARVKDKALGQEVLGSLKPGQALVGIVNKELAATMGEGVADINLAAQPPAVILMAGLQGAGKTTTTAKLAKHLIEKRKKKVLTVSGDVYRPAAIEQLKTVTAQAGAEWFASSTEQKPREIALAALDYAKKHFFDVLLVDTAGRLAIDEVLMQEIKELHAVLKPVETLFVVDAMQGQDAVNTARAFKEALPLTGIVLTKLDGDSRGGAALSVRQITGAPIKFAGVSEKIDGLEVFDAERHAGRILGMGDIVALVEQVAQGVDMEAAQKLAAKVKSGDGFDLNDFLGQLQQMKQMGGLSSLMDKLPAQLAAKAGQVDMGKAERDIRRKEGIICSMTPHERRRPDIIKATRKKRIAAGAGVQVQEVNRLLNEFDQMRTMMKKMKGGGLMKMMKKMGGMKGMPGLPF, encoded by the coding sequence ATGGCGTCCGCCCTCACCGACAAGCTCTCGCGCCTTGTCAAACAGATGCGCGGCCAGGCGCGCATCACCGAAGCCAACGTGCAGGACATGCTGCGCGAGGTGCGCATGGCGCTGCTGGAGGCCGACGTGGCGCTGCCGGTGGTGCGCGATTTCATCGCGCGCGTCAAGGACAAGGCCCTGGGCCAGGAGGTGCTGGGCAGCCTCAAGCCCGGGCAGGCGCTGGTCGGCATCGTCAACAAGGAGCTTGCCGCCACCATGGGCGAGGGTGTGGCCGACATCAACCTGGCCGCGCAGCCGCCCGCGGTGATCCTGATGGCCGGCCTGCAGGGCGCGGGCAAGACTACGACCACGGCAAAACTCGCCAAGCACCTGATTGAAAAACGCAAGAAGAAGGTGCTCACGGTCTCGGGCGACGTCTACCGCCCGGCCGCGATCGAGCAGCTCAAGACCGTGACCGCGCAGGCCGGAGCCGAGTGGTTTGCCTCCAGCACCGAGCAAAAACCGCGCGAGATCGCGCTCGCTGCGCTGGACTACGCGAAGAAGCATTTCTTCGACGTGCTGCTGGTCGATACCGCCGGACGCCTGGCCATCGACGAAGTGCTGATGCAGGAAATCAAGGAGCTGCATGCCGTCCTGAAGCCGGTGGAGACCTTGTTCGTCGTCGATGCGATGCAGGGCCAGGACGCGGTCAACACCGCCCGCGCGTTCAAGGAGGCGCTGCCGCTCACCGGCATCGTGCTCACCAAGCTCGACGGCGACTCGCGCGGCGGCGCGGCGCTGTCGGTGCGCCAGATCACCGGCGCGCCGATCAAGTTCGCCGGCGTGTCGGAAAAGATCGACGGCCTGGAGGTGTTCGATGCCGAGCGCCACGCCGGGCGCATTCTGGGCATGGGCGACATCGTCGCGCTGGTCGAGCAGGTAGCCCAGGGCGTGGACATGGAGGCGGCGCAAAAGCTTGCCGCCAAGGTCAAGAGCGGCGACGGCTTTGACCTCAACGACTTCCTCGGCCAGTTGCAGCAGATGAAGCAGATGGGCGGGCTCTCCAGCCTCATGGACAAGCTGCCCGCGCAGCTTGCCGCCAAGGCGGGCCAGGTGGACATGGGCAAGGCCGAGCGCGACATCCGGCGCAAGGAAGGCATCATTTGCAGCATGACGCCGCACGAGCGCCGCCGCCCCGACATCATCAAGGCCACGCGCAAGAAGCGCATTGCGGCCGGCGCCGGCGTGCAGGTACAGGAGGTCAACCGCCTGCTCAACGAATTCGATCAGATGCGCACCATGATGAAGAAGATGAAGGGCGGCGGCCTGATGAAGATGATGAAGAAGATGGGCGGGATGAAGGGAATGCCTGGCCTGCCGTTCTGA
- a CDS encoding inner membrane protein YpjD — translation MILPTASSPGWPLAVAAALAYLVPVFMGRQVSGRAQRLAMTPGWLLHALALAAGVLGSTPHFGFAPALSMTLWLVLATYAVEHQVLPQMQSRGAVVGMAILAALVVLAAAVFPGLALQERSSPWLALHLTLGIASYGLIAAAVVHAWLMGRAEQRIRQAEQVPGRLPLLALERLTFRFITAGFILLSATLAEGWLFGEQLYGHAPRWDHKNVFSLLAWLTIAVLLVGRARFGWRGRKARRVLYAGAALLLLAYVGSRFVLEVVLGRSA, via the coding sequence ATGATTTTACCGACCGCATCATCGCCGGGATGGCCGCTGGCAGTGGCGGCGGCGCTCGCCTATCTGGTGCCGGTCTTCATGGGACGCCAGGTGTCGGGCCGCGCACAGCGCCTGGCCATGACGCCAGGCTGGTTGCTGCACGCGCTGGCGCTGGCCGCGGGCGTACTGGGCAGCACCCCGCACTTCGGTTTTGCGCCGGCGCTGTCGATGACGCTGTGGCTGGTGCTCGCCACTTACGCGGTAGAGCACCAGGTACTGCCGCAGATGCAGTCGCGCGGTGCGGTCGTCGGCATGGCCATCCTCGCGGCTCTGGTGGTACTCGCCGCCGCCGTCTTTCCGGGGCTCGCGCTGCAAGAGCGCTCTTCGCCCTGGCTGGCGCTGCACCTGACCCTGGGCATCGCCAGCTACGGCTTGATTGCGGCAGCCGTGGTGCACGCCTGGCTCATGGGCCGCGCCGAGCAGCGCATACGCCAGGCCGAGCAGGTGCCGGGCAGGCTGCCACTGCTGGCGCTGGAGCGCCTGACCTTTCGCTTCATCACCGCCGGCTTCATCTTGCTCAGCGCGACGCTGGCCGAAGGCTGGCTGTTCGGCGAGCAGCTCTACGGCCATGCGCCGCGCTGGGACCACAAGAACGTGTTTTCGCTGCTCGCCTGGCTGACCATCGCCGTCTTGCTGGTCGGGCGCGCGCGCTTTGGCTGGCGCGGGCGCAAGGCCAGGCGCGTGCTATATGCAGGGGCGGCGCTGCTGCTGCTGGCCTACGTCGGTTCGCGCTTCGTGCTGGAGGTCGTGCTGGGGCGTTCGGCATGA
- a CDS encoding PP0621 family protein produces MSKYLLILVIVVLLYALARSGRKPPSQGAAAPRRLSKPQAMVACAHCGLHLPQTDALAQDGQFYCCSAHRDQGPA; encoded by the coding sequence ATGAGCAAATACCTGCTGATCCTCGTCATCGTGGTGCTGCTCTACGCGCTCGCGCGCAGCGGCCGCAAGCCGCCCTCGCAGGGGGCGGCGGCGCCGCGCCGGCTCAGCAAGCCGCAGGCCATGGTGGCCTGTGCCCACTGCGGCCTGCACCTGCCCCAGACCGATGCGCTGGCGCAGGACGGGCAGTTTTACTGCTGCAGCGCCCACCGCGACCAGGGCCCCGCTTGA